A portion of the Anoplopoma fimbria isolate UVic2021 breed Golden Eagle Sablefish chromosome 15, Afim_UVic_2022, whole genome shotgun sequence genome contains these proteins:
- the LOC129103860 gene encoding E3 SUMO-protein ligase ZBED1-like, which translates to METVRRRSKVWLNFTKINDKSARCNICKTIISCKGGCTTNMIKHLRGHGVQITECPVFDALRRPSSVATSSTASTSAASTSGSDPHPSTALSAIRLEIATVSQAVTPFTLTSKGKMLVQQVQECHRKVTAFIVKRLHPFSDVESPTFRDMVKAINPKYTPPTRDYLANKLIPSWYEVEKSNVITELSDVCSVALTCDGWSSITQDHYLTITAHYIVEGKMQQKFLSTPILEMSGTGPQYIRFKKCTSV; encoded by the exons ATGGAAACTGTGCGGCGGCGCTCGAAAGTGTGGCTTAACTTcactaaaataaatgacaagtcGGCTCGGTGCAACATTTGCAAAACAATTATATCGTGCAAAGGCGGGTGTACCACCAACATGATCAAACATCTCCGGGGTCATGGTGTACAGATAACTGAGTGCCCCGTCTTTGACGCGCTGCGCCGGCCATCCTCCGTTGCCACTTCCTCCACTGCCTCTACCTCCGCTGCCTCTACCTCCGGCTCCGACCCTCACCCTAGCACCGCACTATCAG CCATACGACTTGAAATTGCAACCGTTAGCCAGGCAGTTACTCCGTTCACCCTAACGTCCAAGGGAAAGATGTTGGTGCAACAAGTGCAAGAGTGCCACAGAAAGGTTACAGCCTTTATTGTAAAAAGGTTGCATCCCTTTTCAGATGTGGAATCACCAACATTTAG GGACATGGTGAAAGCCATCAACCCCAAGTACACACCACCTACCAGGGACTACTTGGCAAATAAATTAATACCATCTTGGTATGAGGTCGAGAAGTCAAATGTCATTACAGAGCTCAGTGACGTCTGCTCTGTTGCACTCACATGTGATGGCTGGAGTAGCATCACACAGGACCATTACCTCACCATCACAGCACACTATATAGTGGAGggcaaaatgcagcaaaaattTCTTTCAACTCCAATTCTAGAGATGTCGGGGACAGGCCCACAATATATTAGGTTTAAAAAGTGTACCTCTGTGTAA